The following coding sequences are from one Ruminococcus flavefaciens AE3010 window:
- a CDS encoding aspartate aminotransferase family protein — translation MNTIDKFNSHVMQSYGRYPLVMEQGSGRRCKDENGMEYIDFGSGIGTNSLGYCDDKWADAVCAQVRTLQHSSNYYYTKVQADFADRLCNIAGYKSVFFCNSGAEANECAIKVARKYSFDKYGKGRHTIITLVNSFHGRTIATLSATGQDVFHNYFFPFVEGFVNVTANDIDDLKAKLEDKTVCAVMLEYVQGEGGVIKLDKEFVDAVYELCAPKDILVIADEIQTGVGRTGKFLAGDHFGKKADITTLAKGIAGGIPMGACLVNEKCSGVLTAGTHGSTFGGNPIACAGGLAVLDRIESEGFLDDVCKKSELIRTELEKCSEVEAVSGLGLMVGIKLKSKDAHDVAQKALDSGLLILTAKEKVRLLPPLTISYDELKDGLKILIEILEE, via the coding sequence ATGAATACTATAGATAAATTTAATTCCCACGTTATGCAGTCCTACGGACGCTACCCACTCGTTATGGAGCAGGGCAGCGGCAGACGCTGTAAGGACGAAAACGGCATGGAATACATCGACTTCGGAAGCGGTATCGGCACCAATTCTCTCGGATACTGCGATGACAAGTGGGCTGACGCTGTGTGCGCTCAGGTAAGGACTCTCCAGCACAGCTCCAATTACTACTACACAAAGGTACAGGCGGATTTCGCCGACAGGCTCTGCAATATAGCAGGCTACAAGTCGGTGTTCTTCTGCAACAGCGGCGCAGAGGCTAATGAGTGCGCTATCAAGGTGGCAAGGAAGTACAGCTTCGATAAATACGGCAAGGGCAGGCATACGATCATTACCCTTGTGAATTCCTTCCACGGCAGGACCATCGCAACTCTTTCCGCTACAGGTCAGGATGTGTTCCACAACTACTTCTTTCCGTTCGTAGAAGGTTTCGTGAATGTTACCGCAAACGATATCGACGACCTCAAGGCAAAGCTTGAGGACAAGACAGTATGTGCGGTAATGCTCGAATACGTTCAGGGCGAGGGCGGCGTCATTAAGCTCGATAAGGAATTCGTAGACGCGGTGTATGAGCTTTGCGCTCCAAAGGATATACTTGTTATCGCCGACGAGATACAGACAGGCGTAGGACGTACAGGTAAATTCCTTGCAGGAGACCACTTCGGCAAAAAGGCTGATATCACTACTTTAGCAAAGGGCATCGCAGGCGGTATCCCTATGGGAGCTTGTCTCGTCAACGAAAAATGCAGCGGAGTCCTCACAGCAGGTACTCACGGCTCTACCTTCGGCGGCAATCCTATCGCCTGTGCAGGCGGTCTTGCAGTGCTCGACAGGATAGAGAGCGAGGGCTTCCTCGATGATGTGTGCAAAAAGAGCGAGCTTATCAGGACAGAGCTTGAAAAGTGCAGCGAGGTAGAAGCTGTAAGCGGGCTCGGTCTCATGGTAGGCATAAAGCTGAAGAGCAAGGACGCTCACGATGTAGCGCAGAAGGCTCTTGACAGCGGACTTCTTATCCTCACAGCAAAAGAAAAGGTAAGACTTCTTCCACCGCTGACCATATCATATGACGAGCTAAAGGACGGATTGAAAATTCTGATAGAGATACTGGAGGAATGA